In a single window of the Olivibacter sp. SDN3 genome:
- a CDS encoding flippase, with translation MANIKKNAIYNILLSVSQVLFPLITFPYVSRVLGPQGIGDISFVESITQYFVLAAALGIPIYAVREIAKVRDNVSLRSNIFSELLTVHVLTTVLAILIYVTIFLTFSRLQTYQSLFMVGLGILFFQAFVMEWLFQGLEEFPYIAKRTILVRVLSIIAIFLFVKRPDQAVVYYSISLLTILVNVVLNVLYARRFVYLHWNRLVIRRHLRPLLYISSLAMVTSVYTLLDVTILGFLSTIEQVGYYSAAIRIIKLIVMVFVAFATVMVPPLSKAFHSEDMPTVNRLLQKSFGYIVFLNVPVTVGLMVIAPDLLKLYAGDEFVAAAVSLRWLAPTIIFISLSNIFGMQILNPINQEKKFFQASLFGMFISLAVNFSLIPFLGQAGAAISAMVTECVVMVLLIVFALRAVAFRPQWRLLTQALICSAIFIPLQWLIGSFSIGLLQRLLLMIISASFSYLALQYLVFGNRYIKELGEMLLKKIVPSK, from the coding sequence GTGGCAAATATAAAAAAGAATGCGATATATAATATTCTTTTATCCGTTAGTCAGGTATTATTTCCACTCATCACTTTTCCTTATGTGTCCAGGGTGCTGGGTCCGCAAGGTATCGGAGATATCAGCTTTGTTGAAAGCATTACCCAATATTTTGTCTTAGCGGCAGCCTTGGGTATTCCCATATACGCCGTACGTGAAATAGCAAAAGTTAGAGACAATGTCTCGTTACGTTCCAATATTTTCAGCGAACTATTAACTGTTCATGTGTTAACCACTGTTTTGGCTATTCTAATCTATGTAACGATATTTCTCACTTTTTCGCGACTGCAAACTTATCAAAGTTTGTTTATGGTAGGGCTTGGCATACTATTCTTTCAGGCCTTTGTAATGGAATGGCTGTTCCAGGGGCTTGAAGAATTTCCTTATATCGCAAAAAGAACGATACTGGTGCGCGTTCTGTCCATCATAGCCATCTTTTTATTTGTAAAAAGGCCCGATCAGGCGGTGGTATATTATAGCATTTCGTTACTTACCATTCTAGTCAACGTGGTGCTAAATGTTTTATACGCCCGGCGTTTCGTTTATCTACATTGGAACCGTTTAGTTATTAGGAGACACCTACGTCCATTGCTGTATATCTCTTCACTGGCTATGGTTACCAGTGTTTATACCTTACTTGATGTCACTATATTGGGTTTCTTATCTACTATAGAGCAGGTTGGTTATTATTCGGCGGCTATACGTATCATCAAACTGATCGTCATGGTGTTTGTGGCCTTTGCTACGGTTATGGTGCCCCCGCTTTCCAAAGCTTTTCATAGCGAAGATATGCCCACAGTGAACCGACTGTTACAAAAATCATTTGGATATATCGTGTTTTTAAATGTTCCGGTTACAGTAGGTCTGATGGTTATCGCTCCAGATCTCTTAAAGTTATATGCCGGTGACGAATTTGTGGCTGCAGCCGTATCTTTACGATGGTTAGCTCCTACTATTATTTTTATAAGCCTGAGCAATATTTTTGGAATGCAAATACTGAATCCCATCAATCAGGAAAAGAAATTTTTTCAGGCATCTTTATTTGGTATGTTTATTAGTCTGGCCGTAAATTTCAGCTTAATCCCTTTTTTAGGACAGGCTGGTGCAGCGATTTCTGCTATGGTTACCGAGTGCGTGGTCATGGTATTGTTAATAGTATTCGCACTGCGTGCCGTAGCTTTCCGTCCGCAGTGGAGGTTATTGACGCAAGCGCTTATTTGTTCTGCTATATTTATTCCCTTACAATGGCTTATCGGGTCATTTTCGATCGGTCTTCTCCAAAGGTTGCTGCTTATGATTATTTCCGCAAGTTTTTCGTATCTGGCGCTGCAATACCTGGTATTCGGTAATCGGTATATTAAAGAGTTGGGCGAAATGTTGCTTAAGAAGATAGTTCCGTCGAAATAA
- a CDS encoding glycosyltransferase yields MKAPKLLLVALRIDITGDGASIYAMNNALAFAVHAQVDIVTLQAPKTDRGQALLKDAGCVVTEVVEELRDKHQERLRLLKRGHNIFHESVHLHQTVLRMLGKRHYDVIVLELYSTYLSDTIKEVAPDAKILLLQHNYEYANHLEYIKYRIANPIKKLLYQAANYRYQSIEHHYVKNADAVIAISERDRALFSGIRGDQEVYVIAPAVTYACQKLSHSANCYNLLFLGMMDWYPNIAGVSQFIQEVFQPLLAGGKNYHLYIVGKNPVKEILDYQSEHITVTGEVADIDQYIQLSDLLVVPNTLGGGVKIKVMEGIQKSIPLLISRESTVGYEGIVDFFTVDQLSDFKKRIQAYPQELAGYQEALTRAQEAIATRVRTNAAVVEQLLSKIHHRLPLKYSVS; encoded by the coding sequence ATGAAAGCACCAAAACTTTTGCTTGTAGCGCTACGCATAGATATAACCGGCGATGGGGCATCCATCTACGCTATGAACAATGCATTGGCTTTTGCCGTCCATGCCCAAGTTGATATCGTTACTTTACAGGCCCCTAAAACAGATCGGGGGCAAGCATTATTGAAGGATGCCGGTTGTGTCGTTACCGAGGTGGTAGAAGAACTTCGCGATAAGCATCAGGAGCGCTTGCGCCTGCTGAAACGTGGGCACAATATTTTTCATGAGTCTGTTCATCTGCACCAAACCGTGCTTCGTATGTTGGGAAAGCGTCATTACGATGTAATCGTACTGGAGCTGTATTCCACTTATTTAAGCGATACCATTAAAGAGGTGGCGCCCGATGCCAAGATTTTACTTTTGCAACACAATTATGAATATGCTAACCATCTGGAGTATATCAAGTACCGCATTGCTAATCCAATCAAAAAGCTATTATACCAGGCGGCCAACTACCGTTACCAGTCTATCGAGCATCATTATGTGAAAAATGCCGACGCCGTTATTGCTATTTCCGAGCGAGACCGCGCTTTGTTCAGCGGTATTCGTGGCGATCAAGAAGTTTACGTGATTGCACCGGCGGTAACCTATGCGTGCCAGAAGCTATCGCATAGTGCCAATTGTTATAATCTGCTTTTTTTGGGGATGATGGATTGGTATCCCAATATTGCAGGCGTTAGCCAATTCATACAAGAGGTGTTTCAACCCTTGCTTGCCGGCGGTAAAAACTACCACCTTTATATCGTAGGAAAAAATCCTGTAAAAGAAATTTTAGATTACCAGTCGGAACATATTACCGTTACCGGAGAAGTAGCCGATATAGACCAATATATACAACTAAGTGATCTTCTGGTAGTGCCCAACACTTTGGGGGGCGGCGTAAAGATCAAAGTGATGGAAGGTATACAGAAAAGTATCCCTTTATTGATTAGTCGGGAAAGTACGGTAGGTTACGAAGGTATCGTTGATTTCTTTACGGTAGACCAGCTGTCCGACTTCAAGAAGCGCATTCAGGCCTATCCGCAGGAATTAGCGGGTTATCAAGAAGCGCTCACACGGGCCCAAGAGGCTATTGCCACCCGGGTCAGGACTAATGCCGCCGTTGTGGAGCAGCTACTCTCAAAGATTCATCATCGTTTACCGCTAAAATATTCTGTTTCTTGA
- a CDS encoding EpsG family protein: MKHILFWFLSIVLIFISSIRWNVGTDWYAYTDYFSKIEGYVDNPETNTMERGFTYLNYVVYQITGSYTVLLAIMAILTIGIKASFIYRHKQIMMLGLFLYFCYYMADIFAVRQYLAISITLLSIRYIIQRRFTPFLLVIIVAALVHITAVFFVFAYWIYPIRYSPKWMYSILLVALLLGFMDIGGILTKIAMNMVGVDSRVGDKLLFYGEEGEEITVGNPYIAFAIGVAKRALFLPIFIAFQPHIDAVNRPRYTGYLNLLIFGNIIYLMFMLSLPVMARLSTGFLLFEIFILGYLVVSIADKRLRMLAYVLVVLFGAFRLYNLISVYWELYVPFETIFAPTDIIRE, from the coding sequence ATGAAACATATCTTGTTTTGGTTTCTAAGCATCGTTCTTATTTTTATTAGCAGTATCCGTTGGAATGTAGGTACCGATTGGTATGCGTATACCGATTATTTCAGTAAGATAGAGGGTTATGTTGATAATCCGGAAACCAACACGATGGAGCGGGGGTTTACCTATCTTAACTACGTGGTGTACCAAATCACCGGGAGTTACACCGTATTGCTCGCCATCATGGCTATCCTTACTATAGGCATAAAAGCATCATTTATCTATAGGCACAAGCAGATCATGATGCTCGGTCTCTTTCTTTATTTCTGTTATTACATGGCAGATATTTTTGCGGTTCGTCAATATTTAGCCATCTCGATCACTTTACTTTCCATTCGTTATATCATTCAACGGCGCTTTACGCCATTTTTGTTGGTAATTATCGTTGCGGCGCTCGTGCATATCACCGCCGTGTTTTTTGTTTTTGCTTATTGGATTTACCCGATCCGTTATTCGCCCAAATGGATGTACAGCATTCTGCTGGTAGCACTGCTGTTAGGTTTCATGGATATCGGAGGTATTTTAACAAAAATTGCCATGAATATGGTAGGTGTTGATTCGCGTGTAGGCGACAAACTCTTGTTCTATGGTGAAGAGGGGGAGGAAATAACCGTTGGTAACCCCTATATTGCTTTTGCTATTGGTGTTGCTAAGCGAGCGCTCTTTCTGCCTATATTTATAGCGTTTCAACCTCATATAGATGCAGTAAACCGGCCACGTTATACAGGTTATCTAAATCTGCTTATATTTGGTAATATCATTTACCTCATGTTTATGCTAAGCTTGCCGGTTATGGCACGATTATCAACGGGTTTTCTGCTGTTTGAAATTTTCATATTAGGCTATCTGGTCGTATCCATTGCTGATAAGCGTTTGCGTATGCTGGCCTATGTGCTGGTTGTGCTTTTTGGAGCCTTCCGGCTGTATAACTTGATTTCTGTATATTGGGAACTATACGTTCCATTTGAGACTATTTTTGCACCAACTGATATCATACGTGAATAA
- a CDS encoding glycosyltransferase family 2 protein: MHHHPLVSVVIPMYQSEATIQRALTSVVRQTYRPMEVILVNDGSTDASVSQAESYMASHQEEQLSFQLLDQANGGASKARNTAMRQASGRYIALLDADDEWVPDKIAQQIAILEAQPSIDFLGTTRNGERWTRWFFKKFDRLTDISARLLLYKTFFATPTVIFKRSVLSTVGYFDEQQYHSEDANYWIRICKDHHCVLLNESLVLTGGGKPHIGHSGLSSDIRAMAAGEIKNMALGYRLGIVGRLEYLLLLFYCKMKYFRRILVVKSRKK, encoded by the coding sequence ATGCATCATCATCCATTAGTAAGCGTAGTTATACCTATGTACCAATCAGAAGCTACTATTCAGCGTGCCTTGACTTCGGTAGTCCGGCAAACGTATCGGCCTATGGAAGTTATTTTGGTAAATGATGGGAGTACAGATGCTTCGGTATCCCAGGCAGAAAGCTACATGGCATCGCATCAAGAAGAGCAGCTGTCTTTTCAGCTGCTCGATCAGGCCAATGGCGGAGCCTCTAAAGCCCGCAATACCGCTATGCGGCAGGCCAGTGGGAGGTATATTGCTTTGCTCGATGCCGATGACGAATGGGTGCCTGATAAAATAGCTCAGCAGATAGCCATCTTGGAAGCGCAGCCAAGCATTGACTTCTTGGGTACCACTCGTAATGGAGAGCGTTGGACAAGGTGGTTCTTTAAAAAGTTCGATCGGTTAACCGATATATCTGCCCGTTTGTTGCTTTACAAAACATTTTTTGCTACACCAACCGTCATTTTCAAACGTTCGGTATTATCAACCGTAGGTTATTTTGATGAGCAGCAATATCATTCGGAAGATGCCAACTATTGGATCCGGATATGTAAAGATCACCATTGTGTGTTGCTCAATGAAAGTTTAGTGTTAACCGGGGGCGGCAAGCCACATATTGGCCATTCGGGGCTCTCCTCTGATATTCGGGCCATGGCTGCAGGCGAAATAAAAAACATGGCACTCGGTTACCGATTAGGAATTGTAGGTAGATTAGAGTATCTATTGCTATTATTTTATTGCAAGATGAAGTATTTTCGCCGCATATTAGTCGTAAAGAGTAGAAAGAAATGA
- a CDS encoding glycosyltransferase has translation MSVTASIVLFHNDVQEVREAIESCLSSPLITRLYLIDNSQTDIFRGLATDSRTVYKHCPENRGYGAGHNLALREMLDVADYHLVLNPDISFGAGVLEALVHFMYTNEDVGLVMPKVYYKDGTLQRLCKLLPTPFNLFGRRFAAASSWAEKLNRSYELADFKYDRTVDMPNLSGCFMFMRTAILRKVGGFDPRYFMYLEDIDLVRRIGQKARTVFFPGVAVQHGYRKQSYHNKKLMRIHILSAIKYFNKWGWFFDRWRRQKNRATLGLLQKKK, from the coding sequence ATGAGTGTAACTGCGTCTATCGTATTATTTCACAATGATGTTCAAGAGGTAAGAGAAGCCATTGAAAGCTGTTTGTCATCCCCGCTGATCACCCGTCTGTATCTTATAGACAATTCCCAGACTGATATCTTTCGTGGGCTGGCAACAGACTCCCGTACCGTGTATAAACATTGTCCGGAAAACCGCGGATATGGCGCCGGGCATAATTTGGCTCTTCGGGAGATGCTTGATGTTGCCGATTATCACTTGGTGCTCAACCCGGATATCTCCTTTGGAGCGGGTGTGTTGGAAGCGCTTGTACATTTTATGTATACCAACGAAGATGTTGGATTGGTAATGCCAAAGGTTTACTACAAAGACGGCACCTTGCAACGCTTGTGTAAGCTCTTACCTACTCCTTTCAACCTTTTTGGCCGTCGTTTCGCTGCTGCAAGCAGTTGGGCGGAAAAGCTCAACCGTTCTTATGAGTTAGCTGATTTTAAATACGACCGCACAGTGGACATGCCAAACCTTTCAGGCTGCTTCATGTTTATGCGGACAGCGATCCTGAGAAAGGTAGGAGGTTTTGACCCAAGGTATTTTATGTATCTGGAAGACATTGATCTCGTGCGGCGCATCGGCCAAAAGGCGCGCACAGTCTTCTTTCCCGGTGTTGCCGTGCAGCATGGGTACCGAAAGCAGTCGTACCATAATAAGAAACTGATGCGTATACACATCCTGTCGGCCATCAAATACTTCAATAAGTGGGGATGGTTTTTTGATCGCTGGCGGAGGCAGAAAAATCGGGCGACTTTAGGCCTATTGCAAAAAAAGAAGTAA
- a CDS encoding lipopolysaccharide biosynthesis protein, with product MSHQNHTSPDKQITLKELTDKAKEILLYFRKKWFVLVIALLVGAVLGVCYAVFKKDVYKAELSFVLADQAGGGGGLSAYAGIASQFGIDLGGIGESGGLFKGDNIIEFLRSRRIISETLLSEVVIDGKEEVLANRYAIANGMWADWQEKAHLKDFRFALADTNNRRQDSLMQLLYRHALKKTIVVAKPDKKLNIIQVTTKSTDEAFAKLFTEGLIERVMDFYVRTKTKKEQDNLDILTRQVDSVRKELYSAIGGAASATDAHPNPNRALQQLQVSTQQRRVDVQANTTILGELVKNQELARISLRKEMPIIQVIDRPLFPLESNHIGPLKGAVLGALLIGFLVGSILMVRVLIRSGD from the coding sequence ATGAGTCATCAAAACCATACGTCTCCTGATAAACAGATTACCTTAAAGGAGCTAACGGACAAGGCAAAAGAAATTCTGCTTTATTTTCGTAAGAAGTGGTTCGTATTGGTCATAGCATTACTTGTTGGCGCGGTATTGGGCGTCTGTTACGCGGTTTTCAAAAAAGACGTGTATAAGGCCGAGCTAAGTTTCGTGCTGGCTGATCAGGCTGGTGGCGGAGGTGGATTGAGTGCATATGCGGGCATTGCTTCGCAGTTTGGTATCGATTTGGGCGGTATAGGCGAGAGCGGGGGCCTATTTAAAGGCGATAATATCATTGAATTTTTACGTTCGCGCCGGATAATCAGCGAAACATTGTTGAGCGAGGTCGTAATCGATGGTAAGGAAGAGGTATTGGCCAATCGTTATGCAATAGCTAACGGGATGTGGGCAGACTGGCAGGAAAAAGCCCATTTAAAAGATTTTCGTTTTGCGCTGGCAGATACCAATAACCGTAGGCAAGATAGTTTGATGCAGTTATTGTATCGGCATGCCCTTAAAAAAACCATTGTAGTAGCCAAACCAGACAAAAAGTTAAACATCATCCAGGTTACTACCAAGAGTACTGATGAGGCTTTTGCAAAATTATTTACGGAGGGCTTAATTGAGCGGGTGATGGATTTTTATGTGCGCACTAAAACAAAAAAAGAACAAGACAACCTTGATATTCTTACCCGGCAGGTTGATTCTGTGCGGAAAGAACTTTATAGTGCCATTGGTGGTGCAGCATCCGCTACCGATGCCCATCCTAATCCGAACAGGGCCTTGCAGCAGTTGCAGGTATCTACACAGCAACGCCGGGTAGATGTGCAGGCCAATACCACTATTTTAGGTGAATTGGTGAAAAACCAGGAGTTGGCCCGTATCAGTTTACGAAAAGAAATGCCCATTATTCAAGTTATAGACCGTCCGTTGTTTCCCTTGGAAAGCAATCATATCGGTCCCTTAAAAGGCGCTGTACTGGGAGCTTTGCTTATCGGCTTTTTGGTAGGCAGTATATTAATGGTACGGGTGCTTATCCGTTCAGGTGATTAA
- a CDS encoding glycosyltransferase family 2 protein, translating to MASLALVTVLYKSDDVLEGFIKSISRQSFTDYHLYVVDNSAAPHTDRLLTQLLTTYPVSAFTHIRNDDNYGAAKGNNQGIAAALAADSSYILLLNNDIEIPSPHLLAQLFQEAVRRQEQIIIPKLLYYDTRAICMAGGHLNHRTAVTVHIGAGEPDEGQYNTPGYCNYGPTTFMLLSREVLTRVGYIDERYFAYYEDTDFIYRATQLGYSIYYQPHLEVLHKESSLTGGLRSPFFIYYINRNRLYFIRKNFKGLQKVGAFASMGLDFLRMFRHYSHVQRKVLIKAMCYGLFASSPQAGANKKLASYLRTRISLSRLNNFR from the coding sequence ATGGCAAGTTTAGCATTGGTTACCGTATTGTATAAGAGCGATGATGTGCTTGAAGGATTTATCAAAAGTATTTCCCGGCAGTCTTTTACAGACTATCACTTATACGTTGTTGATAATTCTGCTGCACCCCACACGGATAGGTTACTCACGCAGCTTCTCACTACTTATCCGGTCTCGGCTTTTACCCATATCAGAAACGACGATAATTATGGTGCCGCTAAGGGTAATAATCAAGGTATAGCTGCGGCTTTGGCAGCAGACAGCAGTTATATCCTGTTGCTTAACAATGATATCGAAATCCCATCGCCACATCTTTTAGCACAACTTTTTCAGGAAGCTGTGCGGCGGCAGGAGCAGATTATTATTCCCAAGCTATTATACTACGATACCAGGGCTATCTGTATGGCAGGAGGTCACCTGAATCATCGTACTGCCGTGACGGTACATATTGGCGCCGGGGAGCCCGATGAAGGGCAGTATAATACACCCGGATATTGCAATTATGGGCCTACTACCTTTATGTTGCTGTCGCGTGAGGTATTAACGCGGGTGGGGTATATTGACGAGCGGTATTTTGCCTACTATGAAGATACCGATTTCATATATAGAGCTACCCAGTTGGGTTACAGCATTTATTATCAACCCCATTTAGAAGTGTTACATAAAGAGAGTTCCTTAACCGGCGGCTTACGATCGCCATTTTTTATTTACTATATCAATAGAAACCGACTGTATTTTATACGTAAAAATTTTAAAGGTTTACAAAAGGTTGGTGCTTTTGCTTCGATGGGGCTTGATTTTTTACGTATGTTTAGGCATTATAGTCATGTGCAGCGCAAAGTGTTGATCAAAGCCATGTGTTACGGTTTATTTGCTTCGTCACCGCAGGCGGGTGCAAATAAAAAATTAGCATCATATTTGCGTACGCGTATAAGCCTCAGTCGTTTGAACAATTTTAGGTAA
- a CDS encoding capsule assembly Wzi family protein gives MRTPLYKILYTITFIIGFIAYGKAQVLPVGTPVLEDYYRRQQLLGKIDSTVSFSIRPLNNAVLQLHDIYDPDSVASISRSMPWHREGVGLVQLLPIIWQHQYTSAFPTGYNDGAMIPNVGYQTFFSAGVFAQYKFLSIQLRPELVYAQNSSYPIFTGGSENAMRVWYDHYNNIDMPTRFGNGSYTRLLPGQSSIRANFDPVSVGISTENIWWGPGLRNSLLMSNTAPGFPHITVNSTRPIRSNIGSFEGQVIAGRLSGSGFAPRSVDSPSPFDYLYEPKSDSWRYIGGAIFSYQPKWVPGLFLGVSQSFTVYHDQMGNKLNDYLPFLGPRSRESQVDGPISNEEQRNRDRYASFHVRWVLPKGKAEFYAEYGRNESPWGRRDKIVEADHARAYVLGFRKLVPLGVNMGNEERDHLQLGIELTQLDKTRTYRVREYQSWYTSNMVRHGYTHLGQLLGAGIGPGSNVQSVNIAWLRGKKQLGLMLERQEQQTDLFYGLLAYASDYRRNWVNLAATINGEWDYRNFLFMAQMRFMNGLNFNYDIDWDPSRTFWDFTPVDQFNFQAQLGVMYRF, from the coding sequence ATGAGAACACCATTATATAAAATCCTATATACGATCACCTTCATTATAGGTTTCATTGCTTATGGTAAGGCCCAGGTGCTTCCGGTAGGTACACCCGTGCTGGAAGATTATTATCGACGTCAGCAATTATTGGGCAAGATCGATTCTACCGTTTCCTTCAGCATCCGTCCGCTAAACAATGCTGTGCTGCAGCTGCATGATATCTATGATCCCGATAGCGTTGCAAGTATTTCGCGGAGCATGCCCTGGCATAGAGAAGGGGTCGGCCTAGTGCAGTTGCTGCCCATTATCTGGCAGCATCAATATACCAGCGCATTTCCTACGGGCTACAACGATGGTGCAATGATACCCAATGTGGGTTATCAAACCTTTTTCAGTGCAGGTGTTTTTGCACAGTATAAATTTTTGAGTATACAACTTCGGCCGGAGCTTGTGTATGCCCAAAATAGTAGTTACCCAATTTTTACCGGGGGTAGCGAAAATGCGATGCGGGTGTGGTATGATCACTACAATAATATCGATATGCCAACGCGTTTTGGTAATGGGAGCTATACGCGGTTGCTACCAGGGCAAAGTAGTATCCGGGCGAATTTCGATCCGGTTTCCGTGGGTATCAGTACCGAAAATATCTGGTGGGGCCCGGGATTACGGAATTCGCTATTGATGAGTAATACGGCTCCAGGTTTTCCACATATTACGGTAAACAGTACAAGACCAATCCGTAGTAATATTGGATCTTTTGAAGGGCAAGTGATTGCCGGTAGGTTATCCGGTTCAGGTTTTGCTCCTCGGTCGGTTGATTCACCTAGCCCATTCGATTACCTCTATGAGCCAAAGTCTGATAGCTGGCGTTACATCGGAGGCGCCATTTTTTCCTATCAGCCCAAATGGGTGCCGGGCTTATTTTTAGGCGTATCGCAAAGTTTTACGGTATATCACGATCAGATGGGGAATAAGCTGAATGATTACCTGCCTTTTTTAGGACCTCGGTCGAGAGAGTCGCAGGTTGATGGTCCGATCAGTAACGAAGAGCAGCGTAATAGAGACCGCTACGCTTCGTTCCATGTCAGGTGGGTTTTACCAAAAGGGAAAGCAGAATTCTACGCCGAATATGGACGTAATGAATCCCCTTGGGGGCGTCGTGATAAGATTGTAGAGGCAGATCATGCACGGGCTTACGTCTTAGGTTTCCGTAAACTGGTACCACTGGGCGTTAACATGGGCAACGAAGAAAGAGACCACTTGCAGCTGGGTATTGAGCTTACACAGTTGGATAAAACCCGGACTTATCGCGTACGTGAATATCAAAGTTGGTATACCAGTAATATGGTAAGACATGGTTATACCCATTTAGGTCAACTTTTGGGAGCAGGTATCGGTCCGGGCAGTAATGTGCAGTCGGTTAACATTGCCTGGTTAAGAGGTAAGAAACAGCTCGGCCTAATGCTCGAGAGGCAAGAACAGCAAACCGATTTGTTTTATGGACTGCTAGCTTACGCTAGCGATTACAGAAGAAATTGGGTTAATCTGGCGGCTACTATTAACGGCGAGTGGGATTACAGGAATTTTCTGTTTATGGCGCAGATGCGGTTTATGAACGGACTGAATTTTAATTACGATATTGATTGGGATCCCAGTAGAACATTTTGGGATTTTACACCCGTAGATCAGTTTAACTTCCAAGCGCAGTTAGGTGTGATGTATCGGTTTTAG
- a CDS encoding capsule assembly Wzi family protein — MKFRLKRFLILLVAIACYVPLQAQVLPVGTPLLDDYYRRLQLLGKLDSTVSFNVRPLTNQVLQQENIYDPEGLQSRDNSIYHSKDGKGMVQLLPVMWQNQVNSSFPYGWNDAGMIPAKGYQTMLSAGFYAEYKFLSVQFRPEFVYAQNSDFPGYEGSEVTHWSKWYFHANRIDQPERFGTEAYTRFYPGQSSIRLNFHPISIGLSTESLWWGPGMKNSLLMSNNAPGFPHLTINTTRPIRTAIGSFEGQLVGGRLDASGFPPTTLGRSHYLDTLLYQPKPDDWRYFSGLVLSYQPKWIPGLSLGLVNVFTVYNEHMGNKLGDYLPFLPSGSTAPDIDWTDPNLEHDQAAHDVNVSVFARWVIPEAHFEIYGEFARNDRSYDMRDLIVQAGHSRSYMFGLRKMFPVKIIEDNEWMQIAFEMTQLEPSKNADLRPGGPMYGHFIVRDGYTNRGQVLGAGIGYGNNSQTLNVSWLQGMKQLGVQFERLVHNNALFYELIADRRRNWVDYSFGAYGEYDYKNFIFTGKLNLTHARNYQYQIGDSRSLWNFAKRDRNNLHLQVGMMYRF, encoded by the coding sequence ATGAAGTTTCGTTTAAAACGGTTTTTAATCTTATTAGTAGCGATAGCCTGTTATGTACCCCTACAGGCACAGGTGCTTCCTGTGGGCACGCCCTTGTTAGATGATTACTACCGTCGTCTACAGCTCTTGGGCAAGCTAGATTCTACCGTATCATTTAATGTAAGACCACTTACTAATCAGGTTTTGCAGCAAGAAAATATTTACGATCCGGAAGGGCTTCAGTCACGCGATAACAGTATTTATCACAGTAAAGACGGTAAAGGCATGGTACAGTTGCTGCCCGTGATGTGGCAAAACCAGGTCAATAGTAGTTTTCCCTATGGGTGGAACGATGCCGGTATGATCCCAGCTAAAGGTTATCAAACTATGTTAAGCGCAGGCTTCTACGCCGAGTATAAATTTTTAAGCGTACAATTCAGGCCCGAGTTTGTATATGCACAGAACAGCGATTTTCCTGGGTATGAAGGCAGCGAAGTAACCCATTGGAGCAAATGGTATTTCCATGCCAACCGCATTGATCAGCCTGAACGCTTTGGAACAGAGGCTTATACCCGCTTTTACCCGGGGCAAAGCAGTATCCGGTTAAATTTTCACCCGATCTCTATCGGTCTTTCTACCGAAAGTTTATGGTGGGGCCCCGGGATGAAGAATAGTCTACTGATGAGCAATAACGCACCAGGCTTTCCACACCTCACGATCAATACCACTCGGCCAATTCGTACCGCTATTGGGTCTTTCGAGGGCCAATTGGTTGGGGGGCGTTTGGATGCTTCTGGTTTTCCACCCACCACTTTGGGCAGGTCTCACTATTTGGATACATTATTATATCAACCTAAACCGGATGACTGGAGATATTTCTCGGGTTTGGTTTTGTCTTACCAACCCAAGTGGATTCCCGGACTGAGTTTAGGTCTTGTTAATGTGTTTACGGTCTACAATGAGCATATGGGTAATAAATTGGGCGACTATCTACCATTCCTCCCGTCTGGTTCGACCGCGCCAGATATAGACTGGACAGATCCCAATCTAGAGCATGATCAAGCGGCTCATGATGTCAATGTTTCGGTTTTTGCGCGTTGGGTAATTCCCGAAGCGCATTTTGAAATATATGGAGAATTCGCCCGTAACGACCGATCATATGATATGCGCGACCTCATTGTGCAGGCAGGACATTCCAGGTCATATATGTTCGGATTACGAAAAATGTTTCCTGTAAAAATAATTGAAGATAACGAGTGGATGCAGATCGCATTCGAAATGACACAGCTGGAGCCCTCAAAAAATGCAGATCTGCGTCCGGGAGGGCCAATGTACGGGCATTTTATTGTGAGAGATGGCTACACCAATAGGGGGCAGGTTTTAGGGGCAGGAATCGGTTATGGTAATAATTCACAGACTTTGAACGTTTCATGGTTGCAGGGTATGAAACAACTAGGGGTACAGTTTGAGCGCTTAGTGCATAACAATGCATTATTTTATGAATTGATCGCCGATAGGCGTAGGAATTGGGTCGATTACAGTTTTGGGGCCTATGGAGAATATGATTACAAAAACTTTATTTTTACAGGAAAGTTGAATCTAACGCATGCCAGAAACTATCAGTATCAGATAGGGGATAGCAGGAGCTTGTGGAATTTTGCCAAAAGAGATCGGAACAATTTACATCTGCAAGTAGGCATGATGTACAGATTTTAA